One Oceanispirochaeta sp. M1 genomic window carries:
- the tnpB gene encoding IS66 family insertion sequence element accessory protein TnpB (TnpB, as the term is used for proteins encoded by IS66 family insertion elements, is considered an accessory protein, since TnpC, encoded by a neighboring gene, is a DDE family transposase.), with translation MELNPFSSSIFLFCNRERKILKALYWDNNGFCLWQKKIEKETFPWPKDEAEAQNITYEQLKLLLSGIDFWKAHKALNYCEVL, from the coding sequence ATATGGAGCTTAATCCATTCTCATCTTCCATTTTTCTATTCTGTAATCGGGAAAGGAAGATCCTGAAAGCCCTTTACTGGGATAACAATGGATTCTGTTTATGGCAGAAGAAGATAGAGAAAGAGACCTTTCCCTGGCCAAAGGATGAAGCCGAGGCTCAGAATATTACATATGAACAACTGAAGCTTCTGTTATCGGGAATCGATTTCTGGAAGGCTCATAAAGCACTGAACTACTGTGAAGTATTATAA